Below is a window of Gemmatimonadaceae bacterium DNA.
CCCGCGGCGTGTCGAAACGATTCACCCCGATCCGCCGTACGGTCCGGCATCCGAACCCACAGGGAATCAGCTATGGTCACGCGTGAAGACATCCAGGACTTCCTGGATCGCCTGGGAGCCGATGGGGCGACCCATGAAGAACTCGAGCCCGGCCTCTGGGTCATCAAGCCCGGCGGTTCCCTCGACTTCGATGTCGTGGTCACCCACAATCCGCCCGTCGTGGTGCTGCGCGTGAAGGTCATGCCGCTGCCCACCGATGCCGCGGAAGCCGCCTCCCTCAATCGCCGGCTCCTTGAACTGAACGCCACCGACCTCCTCCACGGCGCCTACGGCATCGATGGCGACGCGGTGGTACTGACCGAAGCCCTCGAACTCGCGCACCTGGATTTCGAAGAATTCCTCGCGGCGTTCGAAAGCATGACTCTCTCGCTCACGGGCCACCTCCGTGAGCTCGCCGCCTTCCGCGAGGCTCGTTGATCCATGGGCATCTTTGATCGCCTGTCGACGCTCATCAAGTCGAACCTGAATGACCTCATCTCCTCGGCGGAAAACCCCGAGAAGATGCTGAACCAGATCATCGTCGACATGCGCAACCAGCTCGCGAAGGCCAAGCAGCAGGTGGCCGCCGCGATTGCCGACGAAAAGCGCCTCAAGGACCAGGCCGACGCCGAGTTCAAGCTCGCCGACGACTGGGAAAAGCGCGCCATGCTCGCCGTCCAGGAAGGGCGCGACGATCTCGCCAAGCAGGCCCTGCTGCGCGGGCAGGAGCACCTCGAACACGGGCAGGCGCTCGCCACCACGTGGGAAGCGCACAAGCTCGAGACCGAAAAGCTCAAGCAGTCGCTGCGCGACCTCAACGACAAGATCGAAGAGGCCAAGCGCAAGAAGAACCTGCTGCTGGCACGTCAGCGTCGCGCCGAAGCCCAAGCGCGCATCTCGCAGACGATGTCGGGCATGTCGGAGAACTCGGCGTTCGAAGCCTTTGCCCGCATGGAAGAGAAGATCACGGCCAACGAGCGGCAGCTGCAGGCGGCGCAGGAGATCGACGAGGAGTTCAGCGGCGATCAGCTGGCCGGTCAGTTCAAGCAGCTCGAGCGCAGTGCCGGCGGTGCCTCGGCGGACATCCAGCTGCTGCAGCTCAAGCAGCGCATGGGCATGCTCTCCGCCGGTGCTCCGGCCGCGGCGAAGCAGCTCGCGGCGGGCGCTCCGGAAACCGCACCCGCTCCGGAAGCCCCGGCGGCACTCCCGGCCTCGACGCCGGAGCACAAGACCTCCGAGGTGGACCTCATCGCCGAAATCGAACAGCTGCGCGGCATCAACCCGCGCTCCTGACGCCGGTCACCCCCGACACGAACGGCGGCTCCTTCGGGAGCCGCCGTTCGCGTTTTCGCATTCACTCCCCATGACGCGTCGCTTTCTCATTCTCGCCGAGGGCCACTTCGGCCCGCAGTCGTCCAAGACGGCCAACGCCTGCATCCGCTACGCGCCCCACGACGTGGTCGCCGTCATCGACAGCACGGCGGCCGGCCGCACGGCGCACGAGGTGCTCGGCTTCGGCGGCGCGATCCCCGTGGTGGCCAGCCTCGCCGACGGGCTGGCCTTGGCGCCCACCGCGCTGCTCATCGGCATCGCACCGGCCGGCGGGCAATTCCCCGACGCGTGGCGCCGCATTGTGCTCGATGCCCTCGTCGCGCGGCTCGATGTGTGGAGTGGTCTGCATACGATGCTCGGCGACGACGCCGACTTCGCGGCCGCCGCCCGCCTGAGCGGCGCCACGATTCGCGATCTGCGCCGCGCACCGGCCACGCTCGATATCGCCACCGGCCGCGTGCGCGCGCTCGACACCACCGTCGTGCTCACCGTCGGCACCGACTGCAACATCGGCAAGATGACGACGCAGCTGCAGGTGCAGCACGCCGTCTCTGCGCGCGGCCATCGCACGCACTTCGCGGCCACGGGGCAGACGGGCATTCTTATCGAAGGCCGCGGGATCGCCGTGGACGCGGTCATCGCCGACTTCATCGCCGGTGCCGCCGAGGCGCTCACCATGGAAGCCGCGGACGGCGCCGACATCGTCCTCGTGGAAGGGCAGGGCTCGCTCCTCCACCCGGCGTACTCGGGTGTCACGCTTGGCCTCATGCACGGCAGTCTGCCGCATGCGATGGTGCTCTGTGCCCAACCCTCGCGCCGCACGATTCATCGCTATCCCTGGGTGCCGATCCCTCCGCTCGCCGAGGTCGTCGCACTCTACGAGCAGGCGATGCGGGGGCTGCGTCCGTCGCCGGTGATTGCGCTCGC
It encodes the following:
- a CDS encoding YbjN domain-containing protein: MVTREDIQDFLDRLGADGATHEELEPGLWVIKPGGSLDFDVVVTHNPPVVVLRVKVMPLPTDAAEAASLNRRLLELNATDLLHGAYGIDGDAVVLTEALELAHLDFEEFLAAFESMTLSLTGHLRELAAFREAR
- a CDS encoding PspA/IM30 family protein → MGIFDRLSTLIKSNLNDLISSAENPEKMLNQIIVDMRNQLAKAKQQVAAAIADEKRLKDQADAEFKLADDWEKRAMLAVQEGRDDLAKQALLRGQEHLEHGQALATTWEAHKLETEKLKQSLRDLNDKIEEAKRKKNLLLARQRRAEAQARISQTMSGMSENSAFEAFARMEEKITANERQLQAAQEIDEEFSGDQLAGQFKQLERSAGGASADIQLLQLKQRMGMLSAGAPAAAKQLAAGAPETAPAPEAPAALPASTPEHKTSEVDLIAEIEQLRGINPRS
- a CDS encoding DUF1611 domain-containing protein, with the protein product MTRRFLILAEGHFGPQSSKTANACIRYAPHDVVAVIDSTAAGRTAHEVLGFGGAIPVVASLADGLALAPTALLIGIAPAGGQFPDAWRRIVLDALVARLDVWSGLHTMLGDDADFAAAARLSGATIRDLRRAPATLDIATGRVRALDTTVVLTVGTDCNIGKMTTQLQVQHAVSARGHRTHFAATGQTGILIEGRGIAVDAVIADFIAGAAEALTMEAADGADIVLVEGQGSLLHPAYSGVTLGLMHGSLPHAMVLCAQPSRRTIHRYPWVPIPPLAEVVALYEQAMRGLRPSPVIALALNTFDLDEAAARAAIADAERESGLPATDPVRFDPAPIAEAISAFHRARASN